A genomic stretch from Achromobacter spanius includes:
- a CDS encoding type II 3-dehydroquinate dehydratase: protein MKILVLHGPNLNLFGRREPHIYGTTTLAEINQRLSVLAGELGVELATLQSNHEGALIDFLHENIDVAQGALVNPAGLTQHGVPLHDAIKAMPFPTLEVHMSNIAAREAWRAHSIISPAVRGTVQGLGPHSYLTALRGLVDIVRDAKA, encoded by the coding sequence ATGAAGATTCTTGTTTTGCACGGCCCGAACCTCAACCTGTTCGGGCGCCGCGAGCCGCACATCTATGGCACCACCACCCTGGCGGAAATCAACCAGCGCCTGAGCGTGCTGGCCGGTGAACTGGGCGTTGAACTGGCCACGCTGCAGTCCAACCACGAGGGCGCGCTGATCGATTTCCTGCACGAGAACATCGACGTGGCGCAAGGCGCGCTGGTGAACCCGGCGGGCCTGACCCAACATGGCGTGCCGCTGCACGACGCCATCAAGGCCATGCCCTTTCCCACGCTGGAAGTGCATATGTCGAACATCGCGGCGCGCGAGGCGTGGCGAGCGCATTCAATCATCTCGCCCGCCGTGCGCGGCACGGTGCAAGGGCTGGGGCCGCATTCGTACCTGACGGCGCTGCGCGGCCTGGTGGATATCGTTCGGGACGCCAAAGCATGA
- a CDS encoding TRAP transporter small permease gives MDRFIGAVCRVLEMAIALLLAVMVVLVFGNVVARYGFNSGITLSEELSRWMFIWLTFLGAVIALKERGHLGMDMVVAKLPPAGRKICLVVGQLIMLYIVGLMFEGSWKQAVINADVSAPVSGLPMAIVYASGLVFSALAGLIIAVDLYRVLTGKLRNQDLIMVQESEEAAQLKQILDDAKHGATGRSA, from the coding sequence ATAGACAGATTCATTGGCGCCGTCTGCCGCGTGCTGGAAATGGCCATTGCCCTGCTGCTGGCGGTGATGGTGGTGCTGGTCTTCGGCAACGTGGTCGCGCGCTATGGCTTCAATTCCGGCATCACGCTGTCGGAAGAGCTCTCGCGCTGGATGTTCATCTGGCTGACCTTCCTGGGCGCCGTCATCGCCCTGAAGGAACGCGGCCACCTGGGCATGGACATGGTCGTGGCCAAGCTGCCACCGGCGGGCAGGAAGATCTGCCTGGTGGTCGGGCAGCTCATCATGCTTTACATCGTGGGCCTGATGTTCGAAGGCAGTTGGAAGCAAGCGGTGATCAACGCGGACGTCAGCGCGCCCGTCAGCGGTTTGCCAATGGCCATCGTGTATGCGTCGGGCCTCGTGTTTTCGGCCTTGGCCGGCTTGATCATCGCCGTGGATCTCTACCGTGTGTTGACGGGCAAGCTGCGCAACCAGGACCTGATCATGGTCCAGGAATCCGAAGAGGCCGCGCAGCTCAAGCAGATTCTGGACGACGCCAAGCATGGCGCCACCGGGAGAAGCGCATGA
- a CDS encoding TRAP transporter large permease: protein MTIAIFIGSLLGVMALGVPIAFALLASGVALMWHLDIFDSQILAQNVIGGADSFPLLAVPFFMLAGEIMNVGGLSRRIVDLALALVGHVKGGLGYVTIMAGCLLSALSGSAVADAAALTALLLPMMASAGHKKSTAGGLIAATGVIGPVIPPSIGLVIFGVAANVSIAKLFMAAIVPGLLIGGALWLTWAWLVRREKLVPPPRKSAQEIGTAFRKALWALMLPVIILVGLRMGVFTPTEAAVVAATYALLVSTLVYRELKLNQLYAVFVGAAKTSAIVMFLIAAAMVSAWLITVAELPASIVEMLQPFIGNKILLLVSIMVLVMVVGTAMDMTPTILILTPVLMPVVRAAEIDPVYFGVMFIINCSIGLVTPPVGAVLNVVAGVGKMKLGDVMRGVVPFMVAEFLVMFLMIVFPALVMVPARWFGG from the coding sequence ATGACCATCGCCATTTTTATCGGATCGCTATTGGGCGTCATGGCCTTGGGCGTGCCCATTGCCTTTGCGCTGCTGGCCAGCGGTGTCGCGCTCATGTGGCACCTGGATATCTTTGATTCGCAAATCCTGGCGCAGAACGTCATTGGCGGCGCGGATAGCTTTCCGCTGCTGGCCGTGCCGTTCTTCATGCTGGCCGGCGAAATCATGAACGTGGGCGGGCTGTCGCGGCGCATCGTGGATCTGGCGCTGGCACTGGTCGGGCACGTCAAAGGCGGGCTGGGTTACGTCACCATCATGGCGGGTTGCCTGCTGTCTGCCTTGTCGGGTTCCGCCGTGGCCGACGCCGCCGCGCTGACGGCATTGCTGCTGCCCATGATGGCCAGCGCTGGCCATAAAAAATCCACAGCGGGCGGCCTGATCGCGGCCACGGGGGTGATCGGCCCGGTGATTCCGCCCAGCATCGGCCTGGTTATCTTTGGCGTGGCGGCCAATGTGTCCATTGCCAAGCTGTTCATGGCGGCCATCGTTCCCGGCCTGTTGATCGGCGGCGCCTTGTGGCTGACCTGGGCCTGGCTCGTGCGGCGCGAAAAGCTGGTCCCGCCGCCGCGCAAATCGGCACAGGAAATCGGTACGGCGTTTCGCAAGGCGCTGTGGGCGCTGATGCTGCCCGTCATCATTCTGGTGGGTTTGCGAATGGGGGTATTCACGCCGACGGAGGCCGCCGTGGTCGCCGCCACGTATGCGCTGCTGGTGTCCACGCTGGTCTACCGCGAACTGAAGCTCAACCAGTTGTACGCGGTATTCGTTGGCGCCGCCAAAACCAGCGCCATCGTCATGTTCCTGATTGCGGCCGCGATGGTGAGCGCCTGGCTGATCACCGTGGCCGAGCTGCCCGCCAGCATCGTTGAAATGCTGCAACCCTTCATCGGCAACAAGATCCTGCTGTTGGTGAGCATCATGGTGCTGGTCATGGTGGTGGGCACCGCCATGGACATGACGCCCACCATCCTGATCCTGACGCCGGTGCTGATGCCCGTGGTGCGCGCGGCCGAGATCGACCCGGTGTATTTCGGCGTGATGTTCATCATCAACTGCTCGATAGGGCTGGTGACGCCGCCCGTCGGCGCCGTGCTCAACGTGGTGGCGGGCGTCGGCAAGATGAAGCTGGGTGACGTCATGCGCGGCGTGGTGCCGTTCATGGTCGCGGAATTCCTGGTCATGTTCCTGATGATCGTCTTCCCGGCCCTGGTCATGGTTCCCGCGCGCTGGTTCGGCGGGTAG
- the pcaH gene encoding protocatechuate 3,4-dioxygenase subunit beta, which produces MSNLAQYRRPFWDTQPAYRFDPYGSTQLRSPNEPLIVVPQTLSEITGPTFGADFVGQGDNDLTRIAQADAIGERIIVAGRVLDENGRPVPDALIEIWQANAAGRYLHKRDQHDAPLDPNFSGEGRTVTDAHGRYQFKTIKPGAYPWGNHYNGWRPQHIHFSLFGRAYATRLVTQMYFPGDPLLEFDPIFQCVPDAKARARLVATFDWETTVPEYALGYRFDIVLRGRNATPME; this is translated from the coding sequence ATGTCCAACCTAGCCCAGTACCGGCGCCCCTTCTGGGACACCCAGCCCGCGTATCGCTTCGACCCTTACGGTTCGACCCAACTGCGCTCGCCCAACGAGCCCTTGATCGTCGTGCCGCAGACCTTGTCCGAAATTACCGGACCCACCTTCGGCGCGGACTTCGTCGGCCAGGGCGACAACGACCTGACCCGCATCGCCCAGGCCGACGCCATCGGCGAACGCATCATCGTGGCGGGCCGCGTGCTGGACGAGAACGGCCGGCCGGTTCCCGATGCCTTGATTGAAATCTGGCAGGCCAACGCCGCCGGCCGCTACCTGCACAAGCGCGATCAGCACGATGCGCCGCTGGACCCGAACTTCAGCGGCGAAGGCCGCACCGTCACCGACGCGCATGGCCGCTATCAGTTCAAGACGATCAAGCCGGGCGCCTACCCCTGGGGCAATCACTACAACGGCTGGCGGCCGCAGCATATCCACTTTTCCTTGTTTGGCCGCGCGTATGCCACGCGCCTGGTCACGCAGATGTATTTCCCCGGCGATCCGCTGCTGGAATTCGACCCCATCTTCCAATGCGTGCCGGACGCCAAGGCCCGCGCCCGCCTGGTCGCCACATTTGACTGGGAAACCACAGTGCCTGAATACGCGCTGGGCTACCGTTTCGATATTGTGCTGCGTGGCCGCAACGCCACCCCGATGGAGTAA
- the pcaG gene encoding protocatechuate 3,4-dioxygenase subunit alpha, whose amino-acid sequence MLYPTTSQTVGPYLHIGLSGLNCTDLTAGHPDLGAPPVVIEGRVTDGQGKPVPDGMIEIWQADAQGVYRHPDDPRFSGMDATKSGFTGFGRLPTEPDGSFRITTIKPGRVAGPDGTLQAPHLVVSLFMRGLLKHLSTRMYFPDEAAANEQDWILRQVPAARRATLVAQAGDDGILRWNVNLQGAGETVFFDI is encoded by the coding sequence ATGCTCTACCCCACCACTTCGCAAACCGTCGGCCCCTACCTGCATATCGGCCTGTCTGGACTGAACTGTACGGACCTGACCGCCGGCCACCCCGATCTTGGGGCGCCCCCGGTCGTCATTGAAGGGCGCGTCACGGACGGGCAAGGCAAGCCCGTGCCCGACGGCATGATCGAGATCTGGCAAGCCGACGCGCAAGGCGTGTACCGGCATCCGGATGATCCGCGTTTTTCCGGCATGGACGCCACAAAGTCCGGCTTCACGGGCTTCGGACGCTTGCCGACCGAGCCGGATGGTTCGTTTCGCATCACCACCATCAAACCAGGGCGCGTTGCCGGCCCCGACGGCACGCTCCAGGCTCCGCACCTGGTCGTGTCGCTGTTCATGCGTGGACTGCTCAAGCATCTGTCAACGCGGATGTACTTTCCGGACGAGGCCGCCGCCAACGAACAGGACTGGATTCTGCGCCAAGTCCCCGCCGCGCGGCGGGCCACGCTGGTCGCGCAAGCCGGGGACGATGGCATACTGCGCTGGAACGTCAACCTGCAAGGTGCGGGCGAAACCGTTTTCTTTGATATCTGA
- a CDS encoding 3-carboxy-cis,cis-muconate cycloisomerase — translation MTTLSSLTEQIYCDRDIMACFSGAATIRRMLEVEAALARAQARCGVIPASAARGIDGVCQDFRHADDISAVVDLDAIATASILAGNIAIPFVKQLTAAVHRVDPEAARYVHWGATSQDILDTALVLQLRQAIAQLDQDLSAAQAACATLTQAHRNTVLVGRTWMQHALPTTFGLKTAGWLQALERGQRRLRQDAKHMALLQFGGAAGTLASLGAAAPTVALAFAEELGLAMPDMPWHTHRDRLADMAATLGVLTGTLGKIARDVSLMAQTEIAELAEPGGPGRGGSSTMPHKRNPVASAAILAAATRVPPLVSTMLSAMVQEHERALGGWQAEWDVLPKICALAGGALRHLVGMLNGLEVSPANMARNLDATHGLILAEAYALALGARIGRLEAHELIEQASKEAVRRNCPLKVAVRDTLAAHEATRDLLDEEELDRLSDPVNYLGQAPAMCDEVLAAWKTRGGEAMLGG, via the coding sequence ATGACGACTCTTTCCAGCCTGACCGAACAGATCTACTGCGATCGCGACATCATGGCGTGCTTCTCGGGCGCGGCAACGATCAGGCGGATGCTGGAGGTGGAAGCGGCCTTGGCCCGCGCCCAGGCGCGCTGCGGCGTCATCCCCGCCAGCGCCGCGCGCGGCATCGATGGGGTCTGCCAAGACTTCCGCCATGCCGATGACATCAGCGCCGTCGTCGACCTGGATGCCATCGCCACGGCTTCGATCCTGGCTGGCAACATCGCCATTCCGTTCGTCAAGCAACTGACCGCCGCCGTGCATCGTGTCGATCCCGAGGCGGCGCGTTATGTGCATTGGGGCGCCACCAGCCAGGACATCCTGGACACCGCGCTGGTACTGCAACTGCGCCAAGCCATTGCCCAGCTGGATCAAGACTTGAGCGCGGCGCAAGCCGCATGCGCCACGTTGACCCAGGCGCATCGCAACACGGTCCTGGTTGGGCGGACGTGGATGCAGCACGCGCTTCCCACCACCTTTGGCCTGAAGACGGCGGGTTGGCTGCAAGCCCTGGAACGCGGGCAGCGACGCTTGCGGCAGGACGCCAAACACATGGCGCTGCTGCAATTCGGCGGCGCTGCCGGCACGTTGGCCAGCCTGGGCGCGGCGGCACCCACCGTCGCCCTGGCCTTTGCCGAAGAGCTGGGTCTGGCAATGCCCGACATGCCTTGGCACACGCATCGCGACCGGCTCGCCGATATGGCCGCCACGCTGGGCGTGCTGACCGGCACGCTGGGCAAGATCGCCCGCGATGTCTCGCTGATGGCGCAAACCGAAATCGCGGAACTGGCCGAACCTGGCGGCCCGGGTCGCGGCGGTTCCAGCACCATGCCGCACAAGCGCAACCCCGTCGCCAGCGCCGCCATCCTGGCCGCCGCGACCCGCGTGCCGCCCCTGGTGTCGACCATGTTGTCCGCGATGGTTCAAGAGCACGAGCGCGCGCTGGGCGGATGGCAGGCCGAATGGGACGTGCTACCCAAAATCTGCGCCTTGGCGGGCGGCGCGCTGCGCCATCTGGTGGGCATGCTGAACGGCCTGGAAGTCAGCCCCGCGAACATGGCCCGCAATCTTGACGCCACCCACGGCCTGATTCTTGCCGAGGCATACGCCTTGGCGCTAGGCGCGCGCATCGGCCGCTTGGAGGCGCACGAACTGATCGAACAGGCATCCAAGGAAGCCGTGCGCAGAAACTGCCCGCTGAAAGTCGCGGTGCGGGACACGCTGGCAGCGCACGAGGCGACGCGGGATTTGCTGGACGAGGAAGAACTGGATCGATTGAGTGATCCGGTGAATTACCTGGGGCAAGCGCCTGCGATGTGCGATGAAGTGCTGGCGGCGTGGAAGACGCGTGGGGGAGAGGCGATGCTGGGGGGCTGA
- a CDS encoding type II toxin-antitoxin system HicA family toxin: MNSADIIKRLKADGWYLVHSVGSHHQFKHPTKRGKVTVPHPRKDLPAPTAHSILKQAGLR; encoded by the coding sequence ATGAATAGCGCCGACATCATCAAACGACTTAAAGCGGATGGCTGGTATCTCGTGCACAGCGTCGGATCACACCACCAGTTCAAACATCCAACCAAGCGCGGCAAGGTGACCGTGCCTCACCCGCGCAAAGACCTTCCAGCGCCGACAGCGCACAGCATTCTCAAGCAAGCCGGCTTGAGATAG
- a CDS encoding type II toxin-antitoxin system HicB family antitoxin: MLYLIYVHKEKGSAYGASFPDFPGCHAAATTLQELPSAAQEAVEAHFFGETQPIPSPSAPDVWMQKKAFQGGFWMLVDIDLSKVNTKAVRLNISLPENLVHRIDAVARARRLSRSAFLALAAEHEMEAA; the protein is encoded by the coding sequence GTGCTTTACCTCATTTACGTACACAAGGAAAAGGGCAGCGCCTACGGAGCTTCCTTTCCGGATTTTCCGGGCTGCCATGCGGCGGCGACCACGCTCCAAGAGTTGCCGTCCGCAGCGCAGGAAGCGGTTGAAGCCCATTTTTTCGGTGAAACGCAGCCCATCCCCTCACCCAGTGCGCCGGATGTATGGATGCAAAAGAAGGCGTTTCAGGGCGGCTTCTGGATGCTCGTCGATATTGACCTGTCCAAAGTCAACACCAAGGCCGTCCGGCTCAACATCAGCCTGCCCGAAAACCTTGTGCATAGGATTGACGCAGTGGCCAGAGCGCGTCGGTTGTCGCGCTCTGCCTTCCTCGCCCTGGCAGCGGAACATGAAATGGAAGCGGCGTAG
- a CDS encoding GFA family protein produces MRTYQGSCHCGACRFEVDLDLDHVRSCNCSICKRRGALMHRVPATALRMVTSLENLSTYQWGAETATDYFCASCGILPFRIPSQPTPAERAQGMLAFDGWAINVRCLEGVDLAAVPIKFVNGADLTI; encoded by the coding sequence ATGCGTACCTATCAAGGCTCATGCCATTGCGGCGCCTGCCGCTTCGAAGTTGATCTGGATCTGGATCACGTGCGCAGTTGCAATTGTTCGATCTGCAAGCGGCGCGGCGCGCTGATGCATCGGGTGCCCGCGACAGCGCTACGCATGGTCACTTCGCTGGAAAACCTGAGCACCTATCAGTGGGGGGCCGAGACCGCCACCGACTACTTCTGCGCAAGCTGCGGCATCTTGCCGTTCCGCATACCCAGCCAGCCCACGCCCGCAGAGCGCGCCCAGGGCATGCTTGCCTTCGATGGTTGGGCGATCAATGTCCGTTGTCTTGAAGGGGTGGATCTGGCGGCCGTTCCCATCAAGTTCGTGAACGGTGCGGATCTGACGATCTAA
- a CDS encoding cold-shock protein produces the protein METGIVKWFNNDKGYGFISPELGGKDLFAHYSEIQGDGHKSLEENQRVSFVAGQGQKGPQATMIKAI, from the coding sequence ATAGAAACTGGCATCGTGAAGTGGTTCAACAACGACAAGGGCTACGGCTTTATTTCCCCGGAACTGGGCGGTAAAGATTTGTTCGCGCACTACTCTGAAATCCAGGGTGACGGACACAAGTCTCTTGAAGAGAACCAACGCGTGTCGTTTGTCGCCGGCCAAGGCCAGAAAGGCCCCCAGGCGACGATGATCAAAGCGATCTAA
- a CDS encoding DUF6693 family protein, with protein sequence MKQLKLKSDLTVGDIIGHGIIWILLSIVTLGLALFVFPYYMQRFIISRTAVLDDSGRRVGRLECTIDLASIIGNIVIWAIISIITLGIGYLIFLYKINAHCMNHTKVVDVTI encoded by the coding sequence ATGAAGCAATTGAAGTTGAAATCGGATCTCACCGTCGGGGATATCATCGGCCACGGGATTATCTGGATCCTCCTGAGCATCGTCACGCTCGGTCTGGCTTTGTTCGTGTTTCCGTATTACATGCAGCGGTTCATCATCAGCCGGACGGCGGTGCTTGACGATTCCGGCCGTCGCGTGGGGCGGTTGGAGTGCACGATCGACTTGGCCAGCATCATCGGCAATATCGTCATTTGGGCGATCATCTCGATCATCACGCTGGGCATCGGATACCTCATCTTCCTGTACAAGATCAATGCGCATTGCATGAATCACACCAAGGTTGTGGACGTCACTATCTGA
- a CDS encoding NAD(P)H-dependent flavin oxidoreductase, whose amino-acid sequence MTLQTPLTRLLGIRYPIIQAGMSWASSNAELAAAVSAAGGLGVVASGPMYPEALQAALRKLRSLTDAPYAVNIPLYNKRAREHLDIAIAEGAPIIIASQGGPREHLGRVHDAGMKWLQVIASPVHAEKAQAAGVDGVIAVGLEAGGHPGPEEITTQVLLRATVQRVDLPVVAAGGIADGAGIAAALCLGAAGAQLGTRFLLTPEAGVHAAYKAAVMGANISDTTLVGRGRSPVRMLRNAFAQQYLNAERSGSNEQLDALFAQSTLKQAALEGNVELGKVEAGQSAGLIDDLVPAGELMQRMVEETLVAIRRLSALG is encoded by the coding sequence ATGACTTTGCAGACCCCGCTGACCCGCCTTCTGGGTATCCGATATCCCATCATTCAAGCCGGCATGAGCTGGGCCTCGTCCAACGCGGAACTGGCGGCGGCTGTCTCGGCCGCGGGTGGCCTTGGCGTGGTGGCGTCCGGGCCGATGTACCCGGAGGCGCTGCAAGCCGCGCTGCGCAAGCTGCGCAGCCTGACCGATGCCCCCTACGCGGTGAACATCCCGCTCTACAACAAGCGCGCGCGCGAGCATTTGGACATCGCCATCGCGGAAGGCGCCCCTATCATCATCGCCTCGCAAGGCGGGCCGCGAGAGCACCTGGGCCGCGTCCATGATGCCGGGATGAAATGGCTACAGGTCATTGCCAGCCCGGTCCATGCCGAGAAAGCCCAGGCTGCCGGCGTTGATGGCGTGATCGCGGTCGGGTTGGAGGCAGGCGGGCACCCCGGCCCCGAAGAGATCACCACCCAAGTGCTGCTGCGGGCGACGGTGCAGCGCGTAGACCTACCGGTGGTTGCCGCTGGCGGCATCGCGGATGGCGCGGGGATTGCCGCCGCGCTTTGCCTGGGTGCGGCCGGCGCGCAACTGGGAACGCGGTTTTTGCTGACGCCCGAAGCGGGCGTGCACGCCGCCTATAAAGCGGCCGTGATGGGCGCAAACATCAGCGATACCACCCTGGTTGGCCGAGGGCGCTCACCGGTGCGCATGCTGCGCAACGCCTTTGCCCAGCAGTACCTGAACGCCGAGCGATCCGGCAGCAATGAACAACTGGACGCCCTGTTCGCGCAAAGCACCTTGAAGCAAGCGGCGCTGGAAGGCAATGTCGAACTGGGCAAGGTCGAAGCCGGGCAAAGCGCCGGATTGATTGATGATCTGGTGCCGGCCGGCGAGTTAATGCAGCGCATGGTGGAAGAAACGTTGGTAGCGATCCGGCGGCTTTCCGCGTTGGGCTGA
- a CDS encoding Bug family tripartite tricarboxylate transporter substrate binding protein, translating into MNTLKRLLCGLAVSAVCSSASLAADSYPSQPITLVNPYAAGGPADVLGRALARELEKQLGKAVIVENKAGGGAAIGANFVARAKPDGYTLLLGTSAAHVVTPLMQQTPYDGIKDFAFVSIVANQPNMLVVRSSLPVSTLPELIALARKEPGKINYASAGPGSSPHLGGELFRQQAKVDIMHIPYSGAAPAINDLVGGQVDMAVLNLAASVQFIRSGKLKALAYANPKRSALFPDVPTLAEAGVSGAESASWYSLAAPKGTPPQVLETLNKAVQAVNQSPEYRKLMDAQGVELWTMTPQEATQFVEKDQVAMRKLVEGAGLLKK; encoded by the coding sequence ATGAATACCTTGAAGCGATTGCTGTGCGGCCTGGCCGTCAGCGCGGTATGCAGCAGTGCGAGCCTGGCGGCGGACAGCTATCCCAGTCAGCCGATCACGCTGGTCAATCCTTATGCGGCGGGCGGCCCCGCCGATGTGCTGGGACGAGCCCTGGCGCGCGAGCTGGAAAAGCAGCTGGGCAAGGCGGTTATCGTGGAGAACAAGGCCGGCGGCGGCGCTGCCATAGGCGCCAACTTCGTGGCGCGGGCCAAACCGGATGGCTATACCTTGTTGCTGGGTACGTCGGCGGCGCATGTGGTGACGCCCTTGATGCAGCAGACGCCGTACGACGGCATCAAGGATTTTGCCTTTGTGAGCATCGTGGCCAACCAGCCCAACATGCTGGTGGTGCGTTCATCCTTGCCGGTGTCGACCTTGCCGGAGCTGATCGCCCTGGCGCGCAAGGAACCGGGCAAGATCAACTACGCGTCGGCGGGGCCGGGCAGTTCGCCGCATCTGGGCGGCGAGCTCTTCCGCCAGCAGGCCAAGGTCGACATCATGCATATTCCGTACAGCGGTGCTGCCCCGGCCATCAATGATCTGGTGGGCGGGCAGGTCGACATGGCCGTGTTGAATCTGGCGGCCAGCGTGCAGTTCATTCGCAGCGGCAAACTCAAGGCGCTGGCCTATGCCAACCCAAAGCGCTCGGCCTTGTTTCCCGATGTGCCCACGCTGGCGGAAGCGGGGGTAAGCGGGGCGGAATCGGCGTCGTGGTACAGCTTGGCCGCGCCCAAGGGCACGCCGCCCCAGGTGCTGGAGACATTGAACAAAGCCGTGCAGGCCGTGAACCAGTCGCCGGAATATCGCAAGCTGATGGACGCCCAGGGCGTCGAACTCTGGACCATGACGCCGCAAGAGGCGACTCAGTTCGTGGAGAAGGATCAGGTCGCCATGCGCAAGCTGGTGGAAGGTGCGGGCTTGTTGAAAAAGTAG